The Triticum aestivum cultivar Chinese Spring chromosome 3A, IWGSC CS RefSeq v2.1, whole genome shotgun sequence genome includes a region encoding these proteins:
- the LOC123060942 gene encoding uncharacterized protein, whose product MVDPTSRSRPSTPWSTSEPTDELTKDRDRLLRHDLQGQDATLLGWIGGKGQPPISISYPSLSLSSLRSCVSRGIRTCDASRARGGGGLLDETDLGVRQKRAPLWFVGDEVDRRSVGWEQLAIFEWKLNWNFCLRRFLQIVHDLFHLEALCELHQNSSNIRPLESRGVIGVLLP is encoded by the exons ATGGTCGACCCTACCTCTCGATCTCGCCCGTCGACGCCATGGAGCACCAGCGAACCCACCGACGAACTCACCAAAGACAGAGATAGACTCCTGCGTCATGATCTCCAGGGCCAAGATGCAACTCTGCTAGGTTGGATCGGCGGCAAAGGTCAGCCTCCCATATCCATCTCTTACCCCAgcctctccctctcttctctccgaTCTTGTGTGTCACGTGGCATTAGGACATGCGACGCCAGTAGAGCACGCGGCGGTGGTGGCTTGCTAGACGAAACGGATTTGGGGGTGCGCCAGAAAAGGGCTCCGCTCTGGTTTGTAGGTGATGAGGTCGACAGGAGAAGTGTTGGCTGGGAGCAGTTAGCGATTTTCGAATGGAAACTGAACTGGAATTTTTGTCTGCGCCGCTTCTTGCAGATAGTCCATG ATCTTTTTCACCTTGAAGCACTCTGTGAATTACACCAGAATAGCAGCAACATCAGGCCACTTGAGAGCAGGGGTGTCATTGGAGTCCTCCTCCCTTAA